In one window of Methanosarcina vacuolata Z-761 DNA:
- the mtbC gene encoding dimethylamine corrinoid protein MtbC, with protein sequence MATKEELIQELSDAVISCKKDAVLAAVEKAKKVMEPAEIIDKGLSAGMNQVGILFERGKLFLPHVMIAADAMTAGVKVLEAELPAGTESKKLGVIVNGTVEGDVHDIGKSIVSTMLQSSGFEVYDIGRDVPVRNFIEKAKEVNANMIGISALMTTTLQGQKSVIELLKEEGLRDKVKIMVGGAPATQAWADKIGADCYAENASEAVAKAKEMLL encoded by the coding sequence ATGGCAACTAAAGAAGAACTTATTCAGGAGCTTTCTGATGCAGTTATCTCCTGTAAAAAAGATGCAGTTCTTGCAGCTGTCGAGAAAGCAAAAAAGGTCATGGAACCTGCTGAAATCATTGACAAAGGTCTTTCTGCAGGCATGAACCAGGTAGGAATTCTTTTTGAGAGAGGGAAACTTTTCCTGCCCCATGTAATGATAGCTGCTGATGCAATGACAGCAGGGGTAAAAGTGCTTGAAGCTGAGCTTCCGGCAGGGACAGAGAGCAAGAAACTCGGGGTTATCGTAAACGGTACGGTCGAAGGCGACGTTCACGATATCGGAAAGTCCATAGTGTCCACGATGCTCCAGTCTTCTGGTTTTGAAGTATACGACATTGGCCGTGATGTTCCGGTCAGGAACTTCATCGAAAAAGCAAAGGAAGTCAATGCCAATATGATTGGAATTTCCGCCCTTATGACCACAACCCTTCAGGGGCAAAAGTCTGTAATTGAACTCCTCAAAGAAGAAGGACTCAGGGACAAAGTAAAAATTATGGTAGGCGGAGCCCCTGCAACCCAGGCATGGGCTGACAAAATCGGCGCAGATTGCTATGCTGAAAACGCAAGCGAAGCTGTCGCAAAAGCAAAGGAAATGCTACTCTGA
- a CDS encoding GNAT family N-acetyltransferase, with translation MDITIRNEKVEDFNQVENVTREAFWNLYVPGCNEHYLVHIMRDHPDFIKKLDFVAEYNGEIIGNIMYTRAWLYSEDGVQMEIASFGPISVLPKYQRKGVGGALIHHTIDIAKNDGINIIVIFGDPHNYCKHGFKSSKDFNISDLNGEYPYGMLALELKEGSVKGHNWKYKYSPVLEINETDAEEYDKKFEHKEKGYTPSQEIFSIAVRSYLK, from the coding sequence ATGGATATTACAATTCGCAATGAAAAAGTAGAGGACTTCAATCAAGTCGAAAACGTAACGAGAGAAGCATTTTGGAACCTCTATGTACCTGGCTGTAATGAACATTATTTGGTACATATCATGAGAGATCATCCTGATTTTATTAAGAAACTTGATTTTGTTGCAGAATATAATGGTGAAATAATTGGTAACATTATGTACACCAGAGCCTGGTTGTATTCGGAAGATGGCGTTCAGATGGAAATTGCAAGTTTTGGCCCCATAAGTGTATTACCGAAATATCAGCGGAAAGGTGTAGGCGGTGCATTAATTCACCACACAATTGATATTGCTAAAAACGATGGAATAAATATAATTGTTATATTCGGCGACCCCCATAACTATTGCAAGCACGGTTTTAAAAGCAGCAAAGACTTCAATATTAGTGATCTGAATGGCGAATACCCTTACGGCATGCTCGCTTTAGAATTAAAAGAAGGATCTGTTAAAGGGCATAACTGGAAGTATAAATACAGTCCGGTATTGGAAATTAATGAAACTGATGCAGAAGAATATGACAAAAAATTTGAACATAAAGAAAAAGGATACACCCCTTCCCAGGAGATATTCTCAATTGCGGTAAGGTCATACCTGAAGTAA
- a CDS encoding HNH endonuclease: METRYVREVDGRYEADVDITVEEWKSMLQNREIFGEIYLDMILKWYNEVGHQATSKTIMEKYPSNLIKSPYNGNVIGLTNKILKHLNRFEVIYPDGKEAKFIVPFEGWYENCKKGKGNHFVWKLRDELSQALEELGMVDDQKFQSEKDFLKKEQENFEKALQLSDEELLKKLQKLKLEKKIPKQVTSQKYNRNSYVAAYALRRANGLCQLCGNSAPFIKKDGSPFLEVHHVQWLSERGLDVPENTVALCPNCHRKMHVLDLQDDRDFLIKTLKNY; encoded by the coding sequence ATGGAAACCCGATACGTGAGAGAAGTTGATGGGCGATATGAAGCAGATGTTGATATCACAGTGGAAGAATGGAAATCAATGCTTCAAAACCGTGAAATTTTTGGCGAAATATATTTAGATATGATTTTGAAATGGTATAACGAAGTTGGCCATCAAGCAACATCAAAAACAATAATGGAAAAGTATCCTTCTAACTTGATAAAGTCTCCATATAATGGAAATGTTATTGGTTTAACTAATAAAATTCTAAAACATCTAAATCGGTTTGAAGTAATCTATCCTGACGGGAAGGAAGCAAAATTTATCGTGCCATTTGAAGGGTGGTATGAAAACTGCAAAAAAGGAAAAGGTAACCATTTTGTGTGGAAATTAAGAGATGAACTATCCCAAGCATTAGAAGAACTTGGTATGGTAGATGATCAAAAATTTCAATCTGAAAAAGATTTTCTTAAAAAAGAGCAAGAAAATTTTGAGAAAGCATTACAATTGTCTGATGAGGAATTGTTAAAAAAGCTACAAAAATTGAAGCTAGAAAAGAAAATACCTAAACAAGTAACTTCACAAAAATATAATCGGAATAGTTACGTTGCAGCGTATGCGTTAAGAAGAGCAAATGGATTATGCCAATTATGCGGCAATTCAGCTCCTTTTATTAAAAAAGACGGAAGTCCGTTTTTAGAAGTTCATCACGTTCAATGGTTATCAGAGAGGGGGTTGGATGTCCCTGAAAATACTGTCGCTTTATGCCCAAATTGTCATAGGAAGATGCATGTTTTGGATTTGCAAGATGACAGAGATTTTCTCATAAAAACTTTAAAAAATTATTAA